A stretch of Chryseobacterium viscerum DNA encodes these proteins:
- a CDS encoding cation diffusion facilitator family transporter, with protein sequence MESTPTQTVSAGSRHKRSLLIVLCLSGTYLIAEVIGGIVTNSLALLADAAHMLTDVVGLLLAFIAIKIGERKADPSRTYGYYRTEILAAVINAVVLLGISIYVLFEAYQRFQNPPEVQSKSMLIVAGIGLIVNIIGMMILRKDSEGSLNMKGAYFEVLSDMLTSVGVMIAGVIMLTTGWYYADPLISAAIGLLIFPRTWRLLKEAINVLLEGTPKDVDIHALRQSLEKTPGVKDVHDLHVWSLTSSVNAMSAHVVKESGYSQNQLLKTLTDSTVNNFKISHTTFQIEEEGYEENEVHL encoded by the coding sequence ATGGAAAGCACACCAACCCAAACCGTTTCTGCAGGAAGCAGACACAAAAGAAGCCTCCTGATTGTCCTCTGCCTTAGCGGAACCTATCTCATTGCTGAGGTAATAGGAGGTATTGTTACCAACAGTCTTGCGCTATTGGCTGATGCAGCACATATGCTGACCGATGTGGTAGGATTATTGCTGGCATTTATCGCTATCAAAATAGGAGAAAGAAAGGCAGATCCTTCCAGAACATATGGTTATTACAGAACAGAAATACTGGCAGCTGTAATTAATGCAGTGGTTTTACTGGGAATTTCGATTTATGTATTGTTTGAAGCCTATCAGCGGTTTCAAAATCCGCCGGAAGTACAAAGTAAATCAATGCTGATTGTAGCCGGAATAGGATTGATTGTCAATATTATCGGAATGATGATTCTGAGAAAAGACTCAGAAGGCAGCCTGAATATGAAAGGAGCCTATTTTGAAGTCCTTTCAGATATGCTTACTTCTGTAGGAGTCATGATTGCCGGAGTGATTATGCTGACCACAGGCTGGTACTATGCCGACCCGTTGATTTCAGCTGCAATCGGACTGTTGATCTTTCCAAGAACTTGGAGACTTTTGAAAGAAGCCATTAATGTTTTACTCGAAGGAACACCTAAAGATGTGGATATACATGCACTTCGTCAATCATTGGAGAAAACTCCCGGAGTGAAAGATGTTCATGATCTGCACGTATGGTCACTGACTTCCAGTGTCAATGCGATGAGTGCTCATGTGGTAAAAGAGTCCGGATATTCTCAGAATCAATTATTAAAAACATTGACGGATTCTACTGTGAATAACTTTAAAATCAGTCATACAACTTTTCAGATAGAAGAAGAAGGTTATGAAGAAAATGAAGTCCATCTGTAA
- a CDS encoding bestrophin family protein, with protein sequence MLLNKKISVWYFIREIKTQILFIGIFAVAIGLLDMLPWFRKISLPLNIPALLGTAVSLLLAFRTSQSYERWWEARTVWGAIVNDSRTFVRLIIQFMPAGEDKAIKEFAERQSIWTYALGESLRKLPFSEKVQQYLDKHKIKGMNIPNAILDEHSRQLKEIVASKELTDFQQMQLNDIITRLCDSMGKCERLKNTVFPRSYSVLVHILIYVFAAILPFGLDDSQLVVEIAITFLVPVTFIAIEKTSIIMQDPFENGPVDTPMTSLAQTIEINIRQMIGDQNVPTKKENTSYYEM encoded by the coding sequence ATGTTACTAAACAAAAAAATATCAGTCTGGTATTTCATCCGTGAAATAAAAACCCAAATTCTGTTTATCGGAATATTTGCAGTAGCTATCGGTCTTTTGGACATGTTGCCATGGTTTCGTAAGATCTCATTACCATTGAATATTCCTGCATTGTTGGGTACGGCAGTATCATTGCTGCTGGCATTCCGTACTTCCCAGTCCTACGAAAGATGGTGGGAAGCCAGAACCGTTTGGGGCGCTATTGTAAATGATTCCAGAACTTTTGTGAGATTGATTATCCAGTTTATGCCGGCAGGAGAAGATAAAGCAATAAAAGAGTTTGCCGAAAGACAGAGTATCTGGACCTATGCACTTGGAGAATCTTTGAGAAAGCTGCCGTTTTCTGAAAAAGTTCAGCAGTATCTGGATAAACATAAGATTAAAGGAATGAATATTCCCAATGCTATTCTGGATGAACACTCCAGACAGCTGAAAGAAATTGTCGCTTCCAAAGAACTGACCGATTTTCAGCAGATGCAGCTGAATGATATCATCACAAGGCTTTGCGACAGCATGGGGAAATGTGAAAGACTGAAGAATACGGTTTTCCCACGTTCTTACAGTGTTTTAGTCCATATTCTGATCTATGTTTTTGCGGCTATTCTTCCGTTTGGGCTTGATGATTCACAGCTTGTAGTAGAAATTGCGATTACTTTCCTGGTTCCGGTTACATTCATTGCGATTGAAAAAACATCCATCATCATGCAGGATCCGTTTGAAAACGGTCCTGTAGATACTCCGATGACCTCTCTTGCACAGACCATAGAGATCAATATCAGACAGATGATCGGTGATCAGAATGTTCCCACTAAAAAAGAAAATACATCTTATTATGAAATGTAA
- a CDS encoding efflux RND transporter periplasmic adaptor subunit produces the protein MKLKYNIIPLILISILLTSCGKKEASEEKAPEKTEQKEQAHEEAPQTIASLTEEQMKSVGVALGTVEMKELTSTIKANGLLSVPNSNKATITSLYGGIIKTINIQVGSIVKKGQVIATIANPEYIQLQEDYLTTNSRITYAEQEYRRQRELFDNDAGAKKNLQSADAELKTLRTKRASLLKQLQMMGISPGKVSNGNMKSGLVITAPISGTISSITAQIGSYVDISSPVATVIDNGSIHLDLQVFEKDLPKMRVGQIVHFKLTNNPETEYDARIYSIGSSFENESKTISMHCEVIGNKSGLIDGMNITGIVSLDKSTTPAVPTEAIVEADGKYYVFIQTDKKAEEEHEEKGKPHPKTLNFEKIEIVKGTSDMGYTAITPVGNIPDNAKIVVKGAFFVNAKLVNSGEHEH, from the coding sequence ATGAAACTCAAATATAATATCATCCCTCTTATCCTGATCTCAATCTTACTAACAAGCTGTGGAAAAAAAGAAGCTTCGGAAGAAAAAGCTCCTGAAAAAACAGAACAGAAAGAGCAGGCACATGAAGAAGCTCCGCAAACTATAGCTTCCCTTACAGAAGAGCAGATGAAATCTGTAGGAGTGGCTTTAGGAACCGTAGAAATGAAAGAGCTGACATCAACGATAAAAGCCAATGGTCTGCTGAGTGTACCGAACAGTAATAAAGCAACCATAACTTCCCTGTATGGAGGAATTATTAAAACCATCAATATTCAGGTAGGAAGCATCGTGAAAAAAGGACAGGTTATTGCCACCATTGCGAACCCGGAATATATCCAGCTTCAGGAAGATTATCTGACTACCAATAGCAGGATTACTTATGCAGAACAGGAATACAGAAGACAAAGAGAGCTTTTTGATAATGATGCAGGCGCAAAGAAAAATCTTCAGAGCGCGGATGCTGAGCTGAAAACATTAAGAACAAAAAGAGCTTCCCTGTTGAAACAGCTTCAGATGATGGGAATAAGCCCGGGAAAGGTAAGCAACGGAAATATGAAATCCGGTTTGGTGATCACAGCACCTATCAGCGGAACAATCAGCAGTATCACTGCACAGATCGGAAGCTATGTGGATATTTCCTCTCCTGTTGCCACCGTAATTGATAACGGTTCCATTCATCTTGATCTTCAGGTATTTGAAAAAGATCTTCCTAAAATGAGAGTTGGGCAGATTGTTCATTTTAAACTGACCAATAATCCGGAAACTGAATACGATGCAAGAATTTACAGCATAGGATCTTCTTTTGAAAACGAAAGTAAAACCATTTCCATGCACTGCGAAGTGATCGGAAACAAATCCGGACTGATTGACGGAATGAATATCACCGGAATTGTAAGCCTTGATAAAAGCACAACCCCGGCAGTTCCTACAGAAGCTATTGTAGAAGCCGATGGGAAATACTATGTGTTTATTCAGACCGATAAAAAAGCGGAAGAAGAACATGAAGAAAAAGGAAAACCACATCCGAAAACCTTAAACTTTGAAAAAATAGAAATAGTGAAGGGAACATCTGATATGGGATATACCGCGATAACTCCGGTTGGAAATATTCCTGACAATGCAAAAATAGTAGTGAAAGGAGCATTTTTCGTGAATGCGAAACTGGTGAATTCTGGGGAACACGAACATTAA
- a CDS encoding CusA/CzcA family heavy metal efflux RND transporter, translating to MLDKIIKFSIKNKVIIGLMTLVLIIWGTWSATRLPIDAVPDITNNQVQIITVCPTLAGQEVEQLVTFPIEQSIANVPDIQETRSISRFGLSVITVVFKENVDVYFARQLINEQLKNAVEEIPKGVGTPELAPVSTGLGEVYQYILHPKKGSEKKYNAKELRTMQDWIVRRQLNGTPGVAEINSFGGELKQYEVAIDPNRLKAMGTSITEIFTALEKNNQNTGGAYIDKKPNAYFIRGIGLVTSLEDIKNIAVKNETGSVPIFIKDVADVRLGSAVRYGALTYDGKVDAVGGVVMMLKGANSNEVVSNIKAKIPTIQKSLPDDVIIEPFLDRTDLVDRAINTVQKNLIEGALIVIFVLVVFLGNLRAGLIVASAIPLSLLFALGMMNVFGVSANLMSLGAIDFGLIVDGAVIIVEATLHHLGVRKSVRALTQSEMDEEVFLSASKIRSSAAFGEIIILIVYIPILTLAGVEGKMFTPMAKTVGFAILGALILSLTYIPMMSALFLSKKISHKETFSDKMMNRLQKVYQPLLQKAIKLKYIIVSATAIVFLISAFIFKNMGGEFIPQLQEGDFAFHCILPQGSSLSQSIETSMQASRIIKQFDEVKMVVGKTGSAEVPTDPMPPEATDMIVVLKPQSEWKTKKSYNELADEISEKLETIPGVFFEKNQPIQMRFNELMTGIRQDVAVKIFGENLDSLAVYADKVGKIIQTVDGATAPQIERVSGLPQINVQYDRTRIANYGLNIEDVNNAVSTAFAGKAAGQVFENERRFDLVVRLDSLHRTDISDVNNLMITSATGAQIPLSQVANISYKLGPAQISREQGKRRIVIGFNVKDRDVESVVKDIQVKLNKVKLPSGYYFTYGGQFENLQEASKRLMIAVPVSLLLIFMLLYFTFRSFKQAALIFTAIPMSAIGGVFALLVRDMPFSISAGIGFIALFGVAVLNGIVLIGTFNQLEKDGETDILKRVFEGTKTRLRPVLMTATVASLGFLPMAISTGAGAEVQKPLATVVIGGLVTATFLTLFVLPMLYIIFNTKILKRKNNNAGTITATLVVGFMMLGQTFKAQSRPISVEQAVEQAVNNNLTLQSKDLSIKSAEALRPTAKELPKLSFETQLGQYNSPKFDQSFAISQSIPFPTLFKARKDLINENIKSKQIDKEITANELIKQVRTYYYQIEYLQYNKAQLTSLAQYYEEFIRIATVRFKAGDIKKIEISTAETQKGEIDLLLRQNEVFLNNAYKNLKTLMNTSEDLEVPFNKDYAPLKAENVLDSAVVTNNPTVKAFYQEMEIAEKNKKVEKSLGLPDFSLGYTNQSLIGLHTINGQENFYNSGKRFQSATVGVAIPLTFGATKARIQALEYEKQVAETNAKMQQKQLSAQLENAFSQYQQDLQQYDYYTGQALPNAEKIVKAAQLGYKTGEISYVEYLFALQTATNIQLKYLESIQQMNQSVVTINSIINK from the coding sequence GTGTTAGATAAAATCATAAAATTCAGTATTAAAAATAAGGTGATCATTGGTTTGATGACTTTGGTGCTGATCATCTGGGGAACATGGAGTGCCACCAGATTACCAATAGATGCTGTACCGGATATCACCAATAACCAGGTACAGATTATTACCGTATGTCCTACACTGGCGGGACAGGAAGTAGAACAGCTGGTTACCTTTCCTATTGAACAGAGTATTGCCAATGTTCCCGATATTCAAGAAACAAGAAGTATTTCAAGATTCGGACTGTCAGTAATTACAGTAGTGTTCAAAGAGAATGTAGACGTTTACTTTGCGAGACAGCTCATTAATGAACAGTTGAAAAACGCAGTGGAAGAAATTCCGAAAGGAGTAGGAACTCCGGAGTTGGCTCCCGTAAGTACAGGTCTTGGAGAAGTGTATCAGTATATTCTTCACCCTAAAAAAGGAAGTGAGAAGAAATACAATGCCAAAGAACTCCGTACTATGCAGGACTGGATCGTTCGCAGACAGCTGAACGGAACGCCGGGTGTTGCGGAGATCAATAGTTTCGGAGGAGAATTAAAACAATATGAAGTAGCTATTGATCCCAATCGATTAAAAGCAATGGGAACAAGCATTACGGAAATATTTACAGCCCTTGAAAAAAACAATCAGAATACTGGAGGAGCTTATATTGATAAAAAACCCAATGCCTATTTTATCCGTGGAATTGGCCTGGTGACTTCTCTTGAAGATATCAAAAATATTGCAGTTAAAAACGAAACCGGAAGCGTTCCCATCTTTATAAAAGACGTTGCTGATGTCCGTTTAGGAAGCGCTGTTCGTTACGGAGCATTGACATATGACGGGAAAGTAGATGCCGTGGGAGGAGTAGTGATGATGTTAAAAGGAGCCAACAGTAATGAGGTGGTCAGCAATATCAAAGCAAAAATTCCTACTATTCAGAAGTCTCTTCCGGATGATGTCATTATAGAACCATTTCTGGACAGGACCGATCTTGTAGACAGAGCCATTAATACCGTACAGAAAAACCTCATCGAAGGAGCCTTAATTGTAATTTTCGTTCTTGTTGTTTTCCTTGGAAATCTGAGAGCCGGACTTATCGTAGCTTCAGCCATTCCGCTTTCATTACTGTTTGCTCTTGGAATGATGAATGTCTTCGGAGTAAGTGCTAACCTGATGAGTCTTGGTGCTATAGATTTCGGATTGATTGTCGATGGAGCCGTTATTATTGTAGAAGCTACTTTACATCATTTGGGAGTAAGGAAATCTGTCCGTGCATTAACGCAGTCTGAAATGGATGAAGAAGTATTCCTTTCTGCATCCAAAATAAGAAGCAGTGCAGCTTTCGGGGAAATTATTATCCTGATCGTTTATATCCCGATTCTTACACTAGCTGGTGTAGAAGGAAAAATGTTTACCCCAATGGCGAAAACAGTAGGATTTGCTATTCTGGGAGCTTTAATTTTATCCCTGACCTACATTCCTATGATGAGCGCGCTGTTTTTATCTAAGAAAATATCCCACAAAGAAACCTTCTCTGATAAAATGATGAATCGTTTGCAAAAGGTTTATCAGCCATTATTACAGAAAGCGATAAAATTAAAATATATCATTGTCTCAGCAACCGCTATAGTGTTCCTTATCTCTGCTTTTATCTTTAAAAATATGGGTGGTGAGTTTATTCCGCAATTGCAGGAGGGAGATTTTGCCTTCCACTGTATTTTACCACAGGGAAGTTCACTCAGTCAGAGTATAGAAACCTCCATGCAGGCATCGAGAATTATCAAACAGTTTGATGAGGTGAAAATGGTAGTCGGGAAAACAGGTTCTGCTGAGGTTCCTACTGATCCGATGCCGCCTGAAGCAACCGATATGATCGTAGTATTGAAACCGCAAAGCGAATGGAAAACCAAAAAATCTTACAATGAACTGGCAGATGAGATTAGTGAAAAATTGGAAACAATTCCTGGGGTATTCTTTGAGAAAAATCAGCCTATTCAGATGCGTTTCAATGAACTGATGACAGGAATCAGACAGGATGTTGCCGTGAAAATCTTTGGTGAAAATCTTGATTCTTTAGCGGTGTATGCGGATAAAGTAGGAAAAATTATTCAGACCGTAGATGGAGCGACAGCACCTCAGATTGAAAGAGTGAGTGGTCTTCCGCAGATTAATGTTCAGTATGACAGAACGAGAATTGCCAATTATGGATTAAATATCGAAGATGTCAACAATGCAGTAAGTACAGCCTTTGCAGGAAAAGCGGCCGGACAGGTGTTTGAAAATGAAAGACGTTTTGATCTGGTTGTACGCCTGGACAGTCTTCACAGAACGGATATTTCAGATGTGAATAATCTGATGATTACTTCTGCTACCGGAGCTCAGATTCCATTATCACAGGTGGCGAATATTAGCTACAAACTAGGACCTGCACAGATCAGCCGCGAGCAGGGAAAACGCAGAATTGTAATTGGGTTCAACGTAAAAGACCGTGATGTGGAAAGTGTGGTGAAAGATATTCAGGTAAAATTAAATAAAGTGAAGCTTCCTTCCGGATACTACTTTACCTACGGAGGTCAGTTTGAAAATCTTCAGGAAGCCAGCAAGCGTCTGATGATCGCTGTTCCGGTATCATTGCTTCTTATTTTTATGCTGTTGTATTTTACCTTCCGCTCATTCAAACAGGCTGCATTGATTTTTACAGCCATTCCTATGAGTGCAATTGGGGGTGTATTTGCGCTTTTGGTAAGAGATATGCCGTTCAGTATCAGTGCCGGGATCGGATTTATTGCCCTGTTTGGAGTAGCAGTATTGAATGGAATTGTTTTGATAGGAACGTTCAACCAATTAGAAAAAGATGGTGAAACTGATATTCTGAAAAGAGTATTTGAAGGAACAAAAACCAGATTAAGACCTGTATTAATGACGGCTACCGTAGCTTCACTGGGATTTTTGCCAATGGCTATTTCCACCGGAGCGGGAGCAGAAGTTCAGAAACCTTTGGCCACAGTAGTAATTGGCGGTCTGGTAACAGCAACGTTCCTTACACTATTTGTTTTGCCAATGCTGTATATCATTTTTAACACAAAGATTTTGAAGAGAAAAAATAATAACGCAGGAACAATTACTGCGACCCTTGTTGTCGGATTTATGATGCTGGGACAGACTTTTAAAGCACAGTCCAGACCAATTTCTGTGGAGCAGGCTGTAGAACAGGCTGTGAATAATAACTTAACCCTGCAGTCAAAAGATTTAAGCATTAAATCCGCAGAAGCATTAAGACCGACAGCAAAAGAACTTCCGAAATTAAGTTTTGAAACACAGCTTGGACAATACAACAGTCCGAAGTTTGACCAGTCGTTTGCGATCTCACAAAGCATTCCTTTTCCAACATTGTTTAAAGCAAGAAAAGACCTAATCAATGAGAATATTAAAAGCAAGCAGATTGATAAGGAAATTACAGCCAATGAACTGATAAAACAGGTACGTACCTATTATTATCAGATTGAATATCTTCAGTATAATAAAGCTCAGCTTACGAGTCTGGCTCAATATTATGAGGAATTTATCAGAATTGCAACCGTAAGATTCAAAGCAGGTGATATCAAAAAGATAGAAATCAGTACTGCAGAAACCCAGAAAGGAGAAATTGATCTGCTGCTCAGACAGAATGAAGTCTTTCTGAATAACGCTTATAAGAATTTAAAGACTCTGATGAATACGTCAGAAGATCTTGAAGTTCCGTTTAATAAAGACTATGCTCCTTTAAAAGCAGAAAATGTACTCGATAGCGCAGTAGTTACCAACAATCCTACAGTAAAAGCTTTTTATCAGGAAATGGAAATTGCTGAAAAAAACAAGAAAGTTGAAAAATCCCTCGGGCTGCCTGATTTTAGCTTAGGATATACCAACCAATCTTTGATAGGACTTCATACCATCAACGGACAGGAAAACTTTTATAACTCAGGAAAACGTTTTCAGTCGGCAACAGTAGGAGTCGCTATTCCATTGACATTTGGGGCCACAAAAGCGAGAATTCAGGCATTGGAATATGAAAAACAGGTTGCTGAAACCAATGCTAAAATGCAGCAGAAACAACTCTCTGCTCAGTTAGAAAATGCCTTCAGCCAGTATCAGCAAGACTTGCAGCAATACGATTACTATACAGGTCAGGCACTGCCTAATGCAGAGAAAATTGTAAAAGCAGCTCAGCTAGGATATAAAACAGGGGAAATTTCATATGTGGAATATCTTTTTGCCCTGCAGACTGCCACGAATATCCAGTTAAAATACCTGGAATCTATCCAGCAGATGAACCAATCTGTAGTTACTATTAATTCCATTATAAACAAATAA
- a CDS encoding DUF6660 family protein, translating to MNLLRWILAIYFMALSLMPCADVSHPLNSVENKVSLSINSTHSTEKGDICSPLCACSCCQMTVSAFKMDPLLEIPEQIPAYFSKKILFHKNDFAYQIYDPIWQPPKI from the coding sequence ATGAACCTCTTAAGATGGATACTTGCAATTTACTTTATGGCGTTATCACTGATGCCATGTGCTGATGTGTCTCATCCACTGAATTCGGTAGAGAATAAGGTCTCATTAAGTATTAATAGTACTCATTCTACAGAAAAAGGAGATATATGTTCTCCATTGTGTGCCTGCAGCTGTTGTCAGATGACCGTTTCAGCATTTAAAATGGATCCTTTATTGGAAATTCCGGAGCAGATTCCGGCTTATTTTTCAAAAAAGATCCTATTCCACAAAAATGATTTTGCTTACCAGATTTACGATCCTATCTGGCAGCCTCCTAAAATTTAA
- a CDS encoding T9SS type A sorting domain-containing protein: MKRKLLSVFSLLIGFLGYSQTEVYFKYDEAGNQRYRGTNATGKKAEQSVPKEIQLQEAKVAAASQQATSIDEKTFWKQIRLYPVPVNDYLTIDWTEEVDGLIESVSLYQHSNVHWKFQQQNLPDLNNQVKINMTGYDWGVYILRFTLKDGRVFGRNVTKR, translated from the coding sequence ATGAAAAGAAAACTACTTTCCGTATTTTCTTTATTGATCGGTTTTCTAGGCTATTCACAAACGGAAGTCTATTTCAAATATGACGAAGCCGGAAACCAGCGATACAGAGGAACTAACGCAACAGGTAAAAAAGCTGAACAGTCTGTTCCAAAAGAAATACAATTACAGGAAGCAAAGGTAGCAGCGGCCAGCCAACAAGCAACTTCCATTGATGAAAAAACGTTCTGGAAACAAATCAGACTCTACCCTGTGCCGGTAAATGATTATTTAACCATCGACTGGACAGAAGAAGTAGACGGGCTGATTGAATCCGTTTCATTGTATCAGCATAGTAATGTTCACTGGAAATTCCAGCAGCAAAATCTGCCGGATCTAAACAATCAGGTGAAAATTAATATGACCGGATATGACTGGGGTGTCTACATTCTTCGATTCACTCTAAAAGACGGAAGAGTCTTTGGCAGAAACGTAACCAAAAGATAA